The following are encoded together in the Capsulimonas corticalis genome:
- a CDS encoding contact-dependent growth inhibition system immunity protein has product MFLNSTLQDLDGTVWGEPTYPSHLVTECHRLRTVPLKDFTVENLRVLIGQKISLDYLVPLALMLLIDEPFAEGDYYAGDLLGNVLSLPQMFWVEHQELRKTMDIVVLKAENLLAADEELREFVVDKVVTDLQRYQRNR; this is encoded by the coding sequence ATGTTTCTCAATTCGACATTACAAGATTTGGATGGTACAGTTTGGGGAGAGCCGACTTACCCAAGCCATCTTGTGACGGAATGCCATCGCTTGCGTACGGTGCCTTTGAAGGATTTCACCGTTGAAAACTTGCGCGTTTTGATCGGACAGAAGATCAGCCTGGATTATCTTGTTCCCTTGGCGTTGATGCTGCTGATTGATGAGCCATTTGCCGAAGGCGACTACTATGCCGGCGATCTTTTGGGAAACGTCCTTTCTCTGCCGCAGATGTTTTGGGTGGAGCATCAAGAACTCCGTAAAACCATGGATATTGTCGTGCTCAAAGCCGAGAATCTGCTCGCCGCCGATGAAGAGCTACGTGAATTCGTAGTCGATAAGGTTGTCACTGACTTGCAGAGGTATCAACGGAATCGATAG